One region of uncultured Sulfurimonas sp. genomic DNA includes:
- a CDS encoding DUF2062 domain-containing protein: MIRKNLKKVSKSEKLKSFILKYKVPPEYLSTNRKMVSKAVFIGLFIAFIPMPMQMLLVLAMMPFFKFNVPIGLAMCWLSNPFTMPPMYYMEYLTGSFFLGSEPLEVEMTLDWFSKNLDNIFIDLYTGAFFYSVVGSFSGYWLVNHFWRGSVHRDKKLHRNDRDS, from the coding sequence ATGATAAGAAAAAATTTAAAAAAAGTTAGTAAAAGTGAAAAACTAAAAAGTTTCATACTAAAATACAAAGTACCACCTGAATATCTCTCAACAAACAGAAAGATGGTCTCTAAAGCAGTGTTTATAGGTCTTTTTATAGCTTTTATCCCTATGCCCATGCAGATGCTTTTAGTTTTGGCAATGATGCCATTTTTTAAGTTCAATGTACCAATAGGTCTTGCAATGTGTTGGCTAAGTAATCCTTTTACAATGCCGCCAATGTACTATATGGAATATCTAACAGGCTCTTTCTTTTTAGGAAGTGAACCACTTGAAGTTGAGATGACTCTAGATTGGTTTAGTAAAAATCTTGACAATATTTTTATAGACCTCTACACTGGAGCATTTTTTTACTCTGTTGTTGGTTCTTTTAGTGGATACTGGTTAGTTAATCATTTCTGGAGAGGTTCAGTTCATAGAGATAAAAAACTCCATCGTAACGATAGAGACTCTTAA
- the lgt gene encoding prolipoprotein diacylglyceryl transferase: MNSWNHIYESFDPVAFSIFSFPVHWYGIMYVLALVSALYIGKYFIKRDNLEFKGIDNYFIYVEIGVILGARLGYILFYDTQTLYYLSHPWQIFNPFQNGEFVGIRGMSYHGAIIGFLIATYLYSKKHKMPFGRIMDLVAISVPLAFVFGRIGNFLNQELIGRETDVSWGILVDGILRHPSQLYEAILEGFGVFIVVYAYRKYQRFSGELILIYAISYGIFRALAEIYRAPDAQIGYVCCEMITQGQVMSLAMSLVGVIAWVYYEKRSKVKTLKKNS; encoded by the coding sequence ATGAATTCTTGGAATCATATCTATGAGAGTTTTGATCCTGTAGCCTTTAGCATCTTTAGTTTTCCTGTACATTGGTATGGCATAATGTATGTCTTAGCACTTGTAAGTGCACTCTATATTGGAAAGTATTTTATAAAAAGAGACAACTTAGAGTTTAAGGGAATAGACAACTATTTTATCTATGTTGAGATTGGTGTTATTTTAGGTGCAAGACTAGGATATATACTCTTTTATGACACTCAAACTCTCTACTATCTTTCGCATCCATGGCAGATATTTAATCCATTTCAAAACGGCGAATTTGTTGGCATCCGAGGTATGAGTTATCATGGTGCAATTATTGGATTTTTAATTGCTACATATCTTTATTCTAAAAAACATAAGATGCCATTTGGTCGTATTATGGATTTAGTAGCTATAAGTGTACCTTTGGCTTTTGTTTTTGGTCGCATCGGCAACTTTTTAAATCAAGAGCTTATAGGTCGCGAGACAGATGTTAGTTGGGGGATTTTAGTCGATGGTATTCTTCGTCATCCCTCACAACTTTATGAAGCTATTTTAGAAGGTTTTGGTGTTTTTATAGTTGTTTATGCATATAGAAAGTATCAAAGATTTAGCGGTGAGTTGATTTTGATTTATGCTATTAGTTATGGCATCTTTAGAGCATTAGCAGAGATTTACCGTGCTCCAGATGCTCAAATAGGCTATGTTTGTTGTGAGATGATAACCCAAGGTCAAGTTATGAGTTTAGCTATGAGTTTAGTTGGAGTTATCGCTTGGGTTTATTATGAGAAACGCTCAAAAGTAAAAACTCTTAAGAAAAACTCTTAA
- a CDS encoding (Fe-S)-binding protein, translated as MSKTPQDIFDYANITDDCIKCGKCIPVCTIHNVNADEVTSPRGFLDLLGAYQRGNLELDKNAKDIFESCFLCTACVEVCPKSLPTDMVIEQVRSDIAKKYGIAWYKKAFFLLLRHRWMNDLAFKLGWVFQTCGFKIKADIDSMSSRFNIPMLKADRLLPSLKKTSFLNSYPENINNGGKRKVAIFIGCLGNYNYKSIGDSLLEILEHLEIDAFLAKDQKCCSAPAYFTGDFDTVDHNAKFNIEYFESFGDDVEAIIVPEATCSAMLKIDYEHYFHDQPEWKERAIAIREKIFMATEWLQHHTHLEQVLASKKKNTKIVTYHDPCHAKKMQGLYQEPRNLISKNYNIVEMSDPDRCCGFGGVTMQSEKYHFAKAAGIPKAAMIKETKADVVSAECSACRMQINASMNYAQVETVFKNPIELIAEALRK; from the coding sequence ATGAGTAAAACCCCTCAAGATATTTTTGATTATGCTAATATTACTGATGATTGTATCAAGTGTGGAAAGTGTATTCCTGTTTGTACTATTCACAATGTAAATGCAGATGAGGTTACTTCTCCTCGTGGTTTTTTAGATTTGCTTGGTGCTTATCAAAGAGGAAATTTAGAGCTTGATAAAAATGCAAAAGATATTTTTGAGAGCTGTTTTTTATGTACGGCTTGTGTAGAAGTTTGTCCAAAATCTCTTCCTACCGATATGGTAATAGAACAAGTTCGCTCAGACATCGCTAAAAAATACGGCATCGCATGGTATAAAAAAGCGTTCTTTTTACTTCTTCGTCATCGTTGGATGAATGACTTAGCGTTTAAGCTTGGTTGGGTATTTCAAACTTGTGGGTTTAAGATAAAAGCTGACATAGACTCTATGAGTTCACGTTTTAATATCCCTATGCTAAAAGCAGACAGACTTCTTCCAAGTTTGAAAAAAACATCATTTTTAAACTCATACCCTGAGAATATAAACAATGGTGGAAAAAGAAAAGTAGCTATCTTTATAGGCTGTTTAGGAAACTATAACTACAAAAGTATAGGAGACTCTCTTTTAGAGATATTAGAGCATTTAGAAATAGACGCGTTTCTTGCAAAAGACCAGAAATGTTGTTCTGCACCTGCTTATTTTACAGGTGATTTTGATACGGTTGATCATAATGCTAAGTTTAATATAGAGTATTTTGAGAGTTTTGGAGATGATGTTGAGGCTATTATAGTTCCTGAAGCTACATGTTCAGCGATGCTTAAAATCGACTATGAACACTACTTCCACGACCAGCCAGAGTGGAAAGAAAGAGCCATTGCGATAAGAGAAAAAATCTTTATGGCTACAGAGTGGTTACAGCACCATACACATTTAGAACAAGTTCTTGCATCTAAGAAAAAAAATACAAAAATAGTAACTTATCATGATCCATGTCACGCTAAGAAAATGCAAGGGCTCTACCAAGAACCAAGAAACCTAATCAGTAAAAACTACAACATAGTTGAGATGAGTGACCCAGATAGATGTTGTGGTTTTGGTGGAGTTACGATGCAGAGTGAAAAGTATCATTTTGCTAAAGCAGCAGGAATACCAAAAGCGGCAATGATAAAAGAGACTAAAGCTGATGTGGTTAGTGCTGAGTGTAGTGCTTGTAGAATGCAGATAAATGCATCTATGAATTATGCCCAAGTTGAGACAGTCTTTAAAAATCCAATAGAATTAATAGCAGAGGCTTTGAGAAAATAG
- the hemN gene encoding oxygen-independent coproporphyrinogen III oxidase, with product MLDFSKFLKYSKPGPRYTSYPTALEFSDAYGYDEYISKIEAQDSSRPISLYFHLPFCRNACYFCGCNVVFTSKEDKMLRYIDYLKRELEILSKHLDCSREVLQMHFGGGTPTFFSAAQLKEIIDEIKSYFPNFRSDAEISCEIDPRHIDEDQMRVMSEAGFNRVSFGIQDFNEKVQAAVHRIQPYNVTKDAMDLARKYNMISVNVDLIYGLPYQSLETFKETLDLALTIDPDRFAVFNYAHVPWLKKTMRKIDETTLPLPDEKLQIMQYTIDFLTSNGYRMIGMDHFAKPEDELFKAIDKGELHRNFQGYTTKGGADLIGVGLTSIGEGVDSYNQNFKVMGEYEEAIDAGKLPFERGIVLNEDDQIRQYVIMELMSNFKLDIRRFEKLFNIEFKSYFADAIEALKPFADDELLTMDEDFIECSQTGTLLIRNIAMPFDAYMKKHASNSKTFSKTV from the coding sequence ATGCTGGATTTTTCAAAATTTTTAAAGTACTCAAAACCAGGTCCAAGATACACAAGTTACCCTACTGCACTAGAGTTTAGCGATGCTTATGGATATGATGAATATATTTCTAAAATAGAAGCACAAGATTCATCTCGCCCTATAAGTTTATACTTTCATCTTCCTTTTTGTAGAAATGCTTGTTACTTTTGTGGCTGTAATGTTGTCTTTACTTCAAAAGAAGACAAGATGCTTCGCTACATTGACTACCTAAAAAGAGAGTTAGAGATACTCTCAAAACATCTTGATTGTTCTCGTGAAGTTCTTCAGATGCACTTTGGCGGAGGTACTCCAACATTTTTTAGTGCTGCACAACTAAAAGAGATTATAGATGAGATAAAGTCTTATTTTCCTAACTTTCGCTCAGATGCTGAGATAAGCTGTGAGATAGATCCTCGTCATATAGATGAAGACCAGATGCGTGTAATGAGCGAAGCAGGATTTAATCGTGTAAGTTTTGGTATTCAAGATTTTAACGAAAAAGTTCAAGCTGCAGTTCATAGAATTCAGCCATATAATGTAACAAAAGATGCGATGGATTTGGCTAGAAAATACAACATGATTTCTGTAAATGTTGACCTTATTTATGGACTTCCATATCAATCTTTAGAGACTTTTAAAGAGACTCTTGACTTGGCTTTAACTATTGATCCTGATAGATTTGCGGTGTTTAACTATGCCCACGTTCCATGGCTTAAAAAGACTATGAGAAAGATAGATGAGACTACACTTCCTCTTCCTGATGAAAAACTCCAAATCATGCAATACACTATAGATTTTTTAACTTCTAACGGTTATAGAATGATTGGAATGGATCACTTTGCAAAACCTGAAGATGAACTTTTTAAAGCCATAGACAAAGGTGAACTTCATAGAAATTTTCAAGGCTACACAACTAAAGGTGGAGCTGATTTGATAGGAGTAGGGCTTACTTCTATAGGCGAGGGCGTTGATAGCTATAACCAAAACTTTAAAGTTATGGGCGAGTATGAAGAGGCTATAGATGCTGGAAAACTTCCGTTTGAACGCGGTATAGTTTTAAACGAAGATGACCAAATCAGACAATATGTAATTATGGAGCTAATGAGTAACTTCAAACTTGACATAAGAAGGTTTGAAAAACTCTTCAACATCGAGTTTAAGTCGTATTTTGCAGATGCCATAGAAGCACTAAAACCTTTTGCTGATGATGAGCTTTTAACAATGGATGAAGATTTTATAGAGTGTAGTCAAACAGGTACTCTTCTTATAAGAAACATCGCGATGCCTTTTGATGCATATATGAAAAAACACGCATCTAACTCTAAAACATTTTCAAAAACGGTATAA
- a CDS encoding ABC transporter ATP-binding protein — MKIVLKRFWPYIKEYKLQYLLVLFGIILTVAATTATAHIMKPLMDDMFIDKKEEMLYLIPIGLTAIYVLKALGRYIQSVYMNYIGQHIVSRFREILLSKIISMDMGFLYKNRSGELISRVVNDIARIEYFVSNMLPELFRESITVVALIAYVIYLNSMLAFYSLILVPLVIYPLILIAKKLKKYSHRSQEKNADVVTRLTEVFNSSEIIKANATQKHELDRFSIENWKFFKINMKSVYVGEIVSPMMEIIGAAGLAMVIFVGGREVYDGKMTVGEFTAFLTAVGLVFQPIRRISSIYRRIQDAVAASERVFEILDTKNKIIDGTTILEDDIKSIEFRNVSLKYEDSYALKDVSISINSGENIALVGDSGGGKSTFINMILRFYDAHEGEILINGKNIKEYNQDSLKHHISLVTQRIYIFQDSLAANVAYGQEIDIKRVEEALRLADASSFVSSLENGVDTMMEEFGANLSGGQRQRVAIARAIYKHSSLLLFDEATSALDNESEKRIQTALDEYTKDKITITIAHRLSTIEHADKILVMQKGKIVAAANHKELLKSSEIYQRLAGELE, encoded by the coding sequence TTGAAAATAGTTTTAAAACGTTTTTGGCCCTACATAAAAGAGTATAAACTACAGTATCTCTTGGTTTTATTTGGCATTATTTTAACAGTCGCAGCTACAACAGCTACAGCGCATATTATGAAGCCTTTGATGGATGATATGTTTATAGATAAAAAAGAGGAGATGCTCTACCTTATACCTATCGGGCTTACAGCTATCTATGTTTTAAAAGCTTTGGGGCGCTACATACAATCTGTTTATATGAACTATATAGGTCAACATATTGTCTCAAGATTTAGAGAGATTTTACTTTCTAAAATCATTAGTATGGATATGGGTTTTTTGTATAAAAACAGAAGTGGAGAGTTGATTTCTAGAGTAGTCAATGATATAGCTCGTATAGAGTATTTTGTCTCAAATATGCTTCCTGAACTGTTCCGCGAGAGTATAACGGTTGTAGCCCTTATAGCTTATGTCATATACTTAAATTCTATGCTTGCTTTTTACTCCTTAATTCTTGTTCCTTTGGTTATCTACCCTCTGATTTTAATAGCAAAAAAATTAAAAAAATACTCTCATCGCTCACAAGAGAAAAATGCAGATGTAGTTACTCGTCTTACGGAAGTTTTTAACTCTAGCGAGATTATAAAAGCAAATGCTACACAAAAACATGAGCTTGATCGTTTTAGTATAGAGAATTGGAAATTTTTTAAGATAAATATGAAGTCGGTTTATGTTGGAGAGATTGTCTCTCCTATGATGGAAATTATCGGAGCTGCTGGACTTGCTATGGTTATTTTTGTAGGTGGAAGAGAAGTTTATGATGGAAAAATGACTGTAGGAGAATTTACTGCATTTTTGACCGCGGTTGGGCTTGTGTTTCAACCTATCCGTCGCATTAGTTCTATATATAGACGCATCCAAGATGCAGTTGCAGCTAGTGAGAGAGTCTTTGAAATACTCGATACTAAAAACAAAATCATAGATGGAACTACTATTTTAGAAGATGATATTAAATCCATAGAATTTCGTAATGTTTCACTAAAGTATGAAGATTCTTACGCTTTAAAAGATGTTAGCATCTCAATTAATAGTGGTGAAAATATAGCCTTAGTAGGAGATAGCGGTGGAGGAAAATCTACTTTTATCAATATGATTCTTCGTTTTTATGATGCTCACGAGGGAGAAATTTTGATAAATGGTAAAAATATAAAAGAGTACAATCAAGACTCCTTAAAACATCATATCTCACTTGTAACTCAACGCATCTATATTTTTCAAGATTCACTTGCTGCTAATGTTGCTTATGGTCAAGAGATAGACATAAAAAGAGTAGAAGAAGCTTTAAGATTAGCAGATGCATCTTCTTTTGTAAGCTCATTGGAAAATGGAGTTGATACTATGATGGAAGAATTTGGAGCCAATTTATCTGGTGGTCAAAGACAGCGTGTAGCTATAGCTCGTGCGATTTATAAACACTCCTCACTTTTGCTTTTTGATGAAGCTACTTCGGCACTTGATAATGAGAGTGAAAAAAGAATTCAAACAGCTTTAGATGAGTACACAAAAGATAAGATCACTATTACAATAGCTCATAGATTAAGTACGATTGAGCATGCTGATAAGATTTTAGTTATGCAAAAAGGCAAGATTGTAGCAGCAGCAAACCATAAAGAACTTTTAAAGAGTTCAGAAATTTATCAAAGATTAGCTGGAGAGTTAGAATAG
- a CDS encoding sulfatase-like hydrolase/transferase: MQKNQHFNFILNLLYSILKLTLVALVFMSLSRLYIFLSHSVSNDYSYFELFDAFFLGFRLDASMMAYTNALGVLLLFFIWLLRIKSLQKYLYAFYKFYFVLFLTFVSSLTFMDLTYFSFFGEHSTLMIFGVFDDDTEALIRTGLQNYNVTLVGFMLLSYFALLYFLIFKILKEKKRFELNFNWFKQLGFFLLLIIAVALTGRGSVGIFPLAYSISDVSQDPLVNKLPQTPSFAIFDSYNQYAKSKSQNYDLIKTSGYRGKMPEAFEVFKQTKEIDRKNLLNNLVQKTSKDEKLKERLPHVVVVMVESFGMPLLDYQSESFNIMGKLKKHFEEDILFTSFISSSNGTVVSLEPLLLNITARPNSTSFAQSSYLNTHFSQASAKVYKDAGYETSFVYGGDLFWRNVGSFMSRQGFKNTYGKGAIASSLGENLDAISHDWGVFDEYLYKYIYKMLQDATEPQFIFVLTTNNHPPYTTPSHYKSNSLELSQELKNHISGDIGLVKKRFKDYAYALDSLGGFLDEIKNSSLAKNSVIAVTADNNTVEGVMKYDDYYTQTKKVPFYIYTPEDLKPKNIDTTLASSHKDIFPTLYNLTLYDKNYMAVGTNLLDKETLHCGFNDAGVIMAKDGGFKDSKATTKEQRECQEYYKASLAVTEYLIKSHDK; this comes from the coding sequence ATGCAAAAAAATCAACACTTTAACTTTATACTAAATCTTTTATACTCGATTTTGAAACTAACTCTAGTTGCTTTAGTTTTTATGTCTCTCTCAAGATTGTACATATTTTTAAGTCACTCTGTATCAAATGATTACTCTTATTTTGAGCTTTTTGATGCCTTCTTCTTAGGCTTTAGACTAGATGCAAGTATGATGGCATATACAAATGCTTTGGGTGTTTTACTACTTTTTTTTATCTGGCTACTAAGAATAAAGTCATTACAAAAGTATCTTTATGCTTTTTATAAATTTTATTTTGTTCTTTTTTTAACTTTTGTATCTTCACTTACCTTCATGGACTTAACATATTTCTCTTTTTTTGGTGAACACTCTACGCTTATGATTTTTGGAGTTTTTGATGATGATACCGAGGCGCTTATAAGAACTGGATTGCAAAATTATAATGTTACTTTAGTAGGTTTTATGCTTTTGTCTTACTTTGCACTTTTGTATTTTTTGATATTTAAAATTTTAAAAGAAAAAAAGAGATTTGAACTCAATTTTAACTGGTTTAAACAGTTAGGTTTTTTTCTTTTACTTATCATCGCAGTAGCGCTTACAGGTCGCGGTTCTGTTGGCATCTTTCCACTAGCTTATAGCATCTCAGATGTATCTCAAGACCCTTTGGTAAACAAGCTTCCACAAACTCCAAGTTTTGCAATATTTGACTCGTATAATCAATACGCTAAAAGCAAATCTCAAAACTATGACCTTATAAAAACTTCTGGATATAGAGGCAAGATGCCAGAAGCCTTTGAAGTTTTTAAGCAGACAAAAGAGATAGACAGAAAAAATCTTTTAAATAACCTTGTCCAAAAAACTTCTAAAGATGAAAAATTAAAAGAGAGATTGCCTCATGTTGTAGTTGTAATGGTTGAGAGTTTTGGAATGCCTTTGCTTGATTATCAAAGTGAGAGTTTTAACATCATGGGAAAACTTAAAAAACATTTTGAAGAAGATATACTCTTTACTTCTTTTATATCTAGCTCAAATGGAACTGTAGTCTCACTTGAGCCTCTTTTACTTAACATTACAGCTCGTCCAAACTCAACATCTTTTGCACAGAGTTCTTACTTAAATACGCACTTTTCTCAAGCTAGTGCAAAAGTTTACAAAGATGCTGGCTATGAGACAAGTTTTGTTTATGGTGGGGATTTATTTTGGAGAAATGTTGGTAGTTTTATGTCAAGACAAGGCTTTAAAAACACTTATGGCAAAGGTGCTATTGCAAGTAGTTTGGGTGAAAATCTTGATGCTATCTCTCACGATTGGGGTGTTTTTGATGAGTATCTTTATAAGTATATATATAAAATGCTCCAAGACGCAACAGAGCCACAGTTTATATTTGTTCTCACTACAAACAATCATCCGCCATATACTACTCCATCACACTATAAGTCAAACTCTCTTGAACTCTCACAAGAGTTAAAAAATCACATAAGTGGAGATATTGGACTCGTAAAAAAACGCTTTAAAGATTATGCTTATGCGCTAGACTCACTAGGTGGTTTTTTAGATGAGATAAAAAACTCGTCCTTAGCAAAAAACAGTGTCATAGCCGTTACAGCTGACAACAACACAGTTGAGGGTGTTATGAAGTATGATGATTACTACACTCAAACGAAAAAAGTTCCATTCTATATCTACACTCCAGAAGATTTAAAACCTAAAAATATAGATACGACTCTAGCATCTTCACATAAAGATATCTTTCCAACTCTTTACAATCTAACTCTTTATGACAAAAACTATATGGCTGTTGGAACTAACTTGCTAGATAAAGAGACTCTTCATTGTGGTTTTAATGATGCAGGTGTTATAATGGCAAAAGATGGTGGTTTTAAAGACTCAAAAGCTACAACAAAAGAACAACGTGAGTGTCAAGAGTACTACAAAGCCTCTTTGGCCGTCACAGAGTACTTGATAAAATCACACGATAAATAG
- a CDS encoding NAD-dependent epimerase/dehydratase family protein gives MKKKILVTGGAGFVGSHLCERLAKDEKNEVYSLDNYFTGSKQNHVPNVTYIEGSTSDIQNLVTFAPDMVYHLGEYSRVEQSFDDIEKVWKFNKDGIFAVLEFVRKHGCKILYAGSSTKFGDGGLGRSASPYAWTKASNTELVQNYGAWFNVPYAITYFYNVYGPREIQTGKYATLIALFKEKMKKGEPLTIVSPGSQKRNFTHIDDIIDGLVLVGENGYGDEFGIGSGEAYSIKEIAELYDGEIEMLPERAGNRMTADVMTAKTEALGWSPTRTIKDYIEDLRKNNWK, from the coding sequence ATGAAGAAAAAGATTTTAGTAACTGGTGGAGCGGGATTTGTGGGGAGTCATCTATGTGAGAGACTCGCAAAAGATGAGAAAAATGAGGTATATTCACTTGACAACTACTTCACTGGCTCAAAACAAAACCACGTTCCAAATGTTACTTATATAGAAGGCTCAACTTCAGACATACAAAACCTTGTTACTTTTGCTCCAGATATGGTCTATCATCTTGGCGAATACTCAAGAGTAGAACAAAGTTTTGATGATATAGAAAAAGTTTGGAAGTTTAACAAAGATGGCATCTTCGCAGTTTTAGAGTTTGTTAGAAAGCATGGTTGCAAGATACTCTACGCTGGAAGTTCTACAAAGTTTGGAGATGGTGGCTTAGGAAGAAGTGCATCTCCTTACGCTTGGACAAAAGCATCAAACACTGAACTTGTGCAAAACTACGGAGCATGGTTTAATGTCCCTTATGCGATTACTTACTTTTACAATGTATATGGACCTCGTGAAATCCAAACAGGAAAGTACGCAACCTTAATAGCCCTTTTTAAAGAGAAGATGAAAAAAGGTGAGCCACTAACCATAGTAAGTCCTGGATCTCAAAAAAGAAACTTCACTCACATAGATGACATAATCGACGGCTTAGTTTTAGTCGGAGAGAATGGTTATGGAGATGAGTTTGGCATCGGGAGTGGCGAAGCATACAGTATTAAAGAGATAGCTGAACTCTACGATGGCGAGATAGAGATGCTACCAGAGAGAGCTGGAAATAGAATGACAGCTGATGTTATGACAGCAAAAACTGAAGCCCTTGGATGGAGTCCAACTAGAACTATCAAAGACTACATTGAAGATTTAAGAAAAAACAACTGGAAATAA
- the rfbA gene encoding glucose-1-phosphate thymidylyltransferase RfbA — MKGIILAGGSGTRLYPITKGVSKQLVPIYDKPMIYYPLSVLMLAGIREILIISTPHDLPRFEELLGDGSDIGMNFSYKEQPSPDGLAQAFILGEEFIADDDVCLVLGDNIFYGHGLTDLLKQSVKNAQEENKATVFGYYVKDPERYGVAEFNDNGDVTSIEEKPTNPKSNYAVIGLYFYPNDVVKKAKDVKPSERGELEITTLNQDYLSEKRLKVELMGRGYAWLDTGTHESLLEASSFIQTIENRQSLKVACIEEIAYEMGYIPKEKLIELAQPLKKNQYGEYLIRRAKEGRVKQ; from the coding sequence ATGAAAGGCATAATTTTAGCAGGTGGAAGTGGAACTAGACTCTACCCTATCACAAAAGGCGTAAGCAAGCAACTTGTACCAATTTATGATAAACCTATGATTTACTATCCACTTTCAGTTTTAATGTTAGCTGGAATTAGAGAAATTCTTATCATATCTACCCCTCATGACTTACCGAGATTTGAAGAATTATTAGGCGATGGAAGCGATATTGGGATGAACTTTAGCTACAAAGAGCAACCATCACCTGATGGACTTGCGCAAGCTTTTATCTTAGGTGAAGAGTTTATAGCAGATGATGATGTTTGTTTAGTTTTAGGGGACAATATATTTTATGGTCATGGATTAACTGACTTACTTAAACAAAGTGTTAAAAATGCACAAGAAGAGAATAAAGCTACAGTTTTTGGATACTATGTAAAAGATCCTGAGCGTTACGGTGTTGCAGAGTTTAATGATAACGGAGATGTAACTAGCATCGAAGAAAAGCCAACTAATCCAAAATCTAATTATGCAGTTATTGGTTTATATTTTTATCCAAATGATGTTGTTAAAAAAGCTAAAGATGTAAAACCAAGTGAGAGAGGCGAGTTAGAAATAACTACTCTAAATCAAGACTATTTAAGTGAAAAAAGACTCAAAGTTGAGCTTATGGGAAGAGGTTACGCTTGGCTAGACACTGGAACACATGAGAGCCTTCTTGAAGCTTCTTCATTTATTCAAACTATTGAAAACCGCCAATCTCTTAAAGTAGCTTGTATAGAAGAGATAGCTTATGAGATGGGTTATATACCTAAAGAAAAGCTCATTGAACTTGCACAACCTTTAAAGAAAAATCAATATGGCGAATACTTAATCAGAAGAGCAAAAGAAGGCAGAGTAAAGCAATGA
- the rfbC gene encoding dTDP-4-dehydrorhamnose 3,5-epimerase: MKFIRCEIPDVVICEPTVHGDARGYFVETFRQDKLEEFLGFKINFTQDNESKSSRGVLRGLHYQLAPAAQTKLVRVISGRVLDVAVDIRKGSPTFGKHVAVELTGENKKQMLVPRGFAHGFVVLEDNTTFAYKVDNYYSPENDRGIAFDDKDLAINWFVDADKLNLSSKDTTQPKLKETNDLFEYKVNYY; the protein is encoded by the coding sequence ATGAAATTTATAAGATGTGAGATACCAGATGTAGTGATTTGTGAACCTACTGTTCACGGCGATGCAAGAGGTTACTTTGTTGAAACTTTTAGGCAAGATAAGCTTGAAGAGTTTTTAGGCTTTAAGATAAACTTTACTCAAGACAATGAATCTAAAAGTTCTCGCGGAGTTTTAAGAGGTTTACACTATCAACTAGCTCCTGCTGCTCAGACTAAACTTGTGCGTGTTATTTCTGGAAGAGTTTTAGATGTGGCTGTTGACATCAGAAAAGGAAGTCCAACTTTTGGTAAACATGTAGCAGTTGAACTCACTGGCGAAAATAAAAAACAGATGCTTGTTCCTCGTGGCTTTGCTCATGGTTTTGTAGTTTTAGAAGACAACACTACTTTTGCTTATAAAGTAGATAATTATTATTCGCCAGAAAATGACAGAGGTATAGCTTTTGATGATAAAGATTTAGCGATAAATTGGTTTGTAGATGCAGACAAGTTAAACCTATCATCAAAAGACACAACTCAACCAAAACTTAAAGAGACTAATGATTTGTTTGAGTATAAGGTGAATTACTATTAA
- a CDS encoding GDSL-type esterase/lipase family protein — protein sequence MKIKIILFTLLSTLIIFYIKQSSLDKQAKNKEILNSPYAKGYMAKKALLSKLQNNHNYKIIMIGDSLTAGNDWNKSFDRDDILNIGQGADFTDRNLGDFKFGVVNRLDGLDSNYKKAFVMLGFNDLNSGKAPNEIFTSYKKIIEIIQNKKIIPIIQSTLYITKNKYDFKFIKINNNIEILNNLLKNYSKKKNILFIDLNQNMSNNKSLKSTLTYDGVHLNSDGYLVWSDMIKQYISL from the coding sequence ATGAAAATTAAAATAATACTTTTTACATTATTATCAACCTTAATTATTTTCTATATTAAACAAAGTTCTTTAGACAAACAAGCTAAAAATAAAGAAATCTTAAACTCCCCATACGCAAAAGGATACATGGCAAAAAAAGCTTTGCTATCTAAATTACAAAATAATCATAATTACAAAATAATAATGATTGGAGATTCATTAACTGCTGGAAATGATTGGAATAAGTCATTCGATAGAGATGATATTTTAAATATTGGACAAGGTGCTGACTTTACAGATAGGAATCTTGGTGACTTTAAATTTGGGGTTGTTAATCGATTAGATGGTTTGGACAGTAACTATAAAAAGGCTTTTGTAATGTTAGGTTTTAACGATTTAAATTCTGGTAAAGCACCAAATGAAATTTTTACTTCTTATAAAAAAATTATTGAAATAATTCAAAATAAAAAGATAATTCCAATCATTCAATCAACCTTATATATTACAAAAAACAAATATGACTTTAAATTCATTAAGATTAATAATAATATTGAAATATTAAATAATTTATTAAAGAATTATTCTAAAAAGAAGAATATTTTATTTATAGATTTAAATCAAAATATGTCAAACAATAAGAGTTTAAAAAGTACTTTAACATACGATGGTGTTCATTTAAATTCTGATGGTTATTTAGTTTGGTCTGATATGATTAAACAATACATTTCATTATAA